From a single Brassica oleracea var. oleracea cultivar TO1000 chromosome C5, BOL, whole genome shotgun sequence genomic region:
- the LOC106343333 gene encoding PHD finger protein ALFIN-LIKE 2-like has protein sequence MAAVSSNPRTVEEIFKDYTSRRSALLRALTKDVDDFYSQCDPEKENLCLYGHPNESWEVNLPAEEVPPELPEPALGINFARDGMQRKDWLSLVAVHSDCWLLSVSFYFGARLNRNERKRLFSLINDLPTLFDVVTGRKPIKDNKPSSDSGSKSRNGTKRSVEGQPKSTTPKLMEGSYEDDDEEEGEEEEDEHGDTLCGICGGNYTQDEFWICCDVCERWYHGKCVKITPAKADSIKQYKCPPCCAKKGRQ, from the exons ATGGCAGCCGTTTCCTCTAATCCTCGCACCGTCGAAGAGATCTTCAAGGATTACACCTCTCGTCGCTCCGCTCTTCTCCGTGCTCTAACGAAAG ATGTTGATGATTTCTACTCTCAATGCGATCCGG AAAAAGAGAATCTTTGTTTGTACGGACACCCGAACGAGTCGTGGGAAGTGAATCTGCCGGCGGAGGAAGTTCCACCTGAGCTTCCTGAGCCAGCGCTTGGTATCAATTTCGCTAGAGATGGTATGCAGAGGAAAGACTGGCTCTCTCTTGTTGCTGTCCACAGTGATTGTTGGTTGCTCTCTGTTTCTTTCTACTTTGGTGCTCGCCTTAATCGCAACGAGAG GAAGCGGCTATTCAGTCTGATCAACGATCTCCCAACTCTCTTCGATGTAGTGACTGGTAGGAAACCCATCAAAGACAACAAACCAAGCTCAGATTCCGGAAGCAAATCCAGAAACGGCACTAAG AGGTCAGTAGAAGGGCAGCCAAAGAGCACAACACCGAAACTGATGGAAGGGAGCTATGAGGATGATGATGAAGAAGAAGGAGAAGAAGAAGAAGACGAGCATGGAGACACTCTCTGTGGAATCTGTGGAGGCAATTACACACAAGATGAGTTCTGGATTTGCTGTGATGTTTGTGAGCGTTGGTATCACGGAAAATGCGTGAAGATCACTCCCGCCAAAGCAGATAGCATCAAGCAGTATAAATGCCCGCCTTGCTGTGCAAAGAAAGGAAGACAGTGA